A region of Salvia splendens isolate huo1 chromosome 17, SspV2, whole genome shotgun sequence DNA encodes the following proteins:
- the LOC121773974 gene encoding uncharacterized protein LOC121773974, with translation METKHFSHQHPLAFHQVHQGSQTHCSGCKSPATGNVYACWQCNYFLHEHCFHAARSLRHPSHPLHPLSLVPLPTYPSASFICNSCNLPGDGFSYCCTACDFDIHVHCALIPNPNPNSHYHHPQNPSTYPPPNPIQPTTYPTMAYPPPPQNYAPPPTSDPPHPTYSTVVNATTANPPPTGYPQPNPPAPAAVVNPTANPPPTGYPQPNPPAPAAVVNPTANLAKPPAAAIIKHFSHPHVLKQMDIEEKKAKVCSACECELSGSAYCCTEAYCTFNLHKDCFDSPREVRHKSHLDHPLTLLSAPPYSDGFTCNACLKDGKGFAYNCAACSYDLHIDCVRWPDAVARPDHKHELKLYYSSAAGSGQEAAAFECDVCRNPVHEMAWLYLCRECDFGTHLECVASGIIQQQDTAKEDELLREMELKFAVLQLLLGAQAQRGAPSIV, from the coding sequence ATGGAGACGAAGCACTTCAGCCACCAACACCCCCTAGCTTTCCACCAAGTCCACCAAGGCTCCCAAACCCACTGCTCCGGTTGCAAATCTCCCGCCACCGGCAACGTCTACGCGTGCTGGCAATGCAACTACTTCCTCCATGAGCACTGCTTCCACGCGGCCCGCTCCCTCCGCCACCCCTCTCACCCCCTCCACCCCCTCTCCCTCGTCCCTCTTCCCACCTATCCATCCGCCTCCTTCATCTGCAATTCCTGCAACCTCCCCGGTGACGGATTCTCCTATTGCTGCACCGCCTGTGATTTCGACATCCACGTCCACTGCGCCCTAatccctaaccctaaccctaattctCACTATCATCACCCCCAAAATCCCTCTACCTATCCTCCTCCCAATCCCATCCAACCTACAACTTATCCTACTATGGCATACCCTCCACCGCCACAGAACTACGCTCCTCCTCCCACCTCAGATCCGCCTCATCCGACCTATAGCACTGTCGTCAACGCCACCACCGCAAATCCTCCACCTACGGGGTATCCACAGCCAAATCCACCGGCACCCGCGGCTGTCGTCAACCCCACGGCCAATCCTCCACCTACAGGGTATCCACAGCCAAATCCACCGGCACCGGCCGCTGTGGTCAACCCCACGGCCAATCTGGCGAAACCTCCGGCGGCGGCCATAATAAAGCACTTCAGCCATCCGCACGTGCTGAAGCAGATGGATATCGAGGAGAAGAAGGCGAAGGTGTGCTCGGCCTGCGAGTGCGAGCTAAGCGGCAGCGCATACTGCTGCACGGAGGCCTACTGCACCTTCAACCTCCACAAGGACTGCTTCGACTCACCGCGGGAGGTGAGGCACAAGTCCCACCTGGACCATCCGCTAACTCTCCTTTCCGCCCCGCCATACAGCGACGGGTTCACCTGCAACGCGTGCCTCAAGGACGGCAAGGGCTTCGCCTACAACTGCGCCGCCTGCTCGTACGACCTCCACATCGACTGCGTGCGCTGGCCGGACGCCGTGGCGCGGCCTGACCATAAGCATGAGCTCAAGCTCTACTACTCGTCGGCCGCAGGGTCCGGCCAGGAGGCGGCGGCGTTTGAGTGCGATGTGTGCAGGAATCCGGTGCATGAAATGGCGTGGCTGTACTTGTGCCGGGAGTGTGATTTCGGGACGCATCTGGAGTGCGTGGCTTCAGGGATCATCCAGCAGCAGGATACTGCCAAGGAGGATGAATTGCTGAGGGAGATGGAGCTCAAGTTTGCTGTTTTGCAGCTTTTGCTGGGAGCCCAAGCCCAAAGAGGAGCGCCGTCAATTGTCTAA
- the LOC121774085 gene encoding uncharacterized protein LOC121774085, producing MKKFHGHKHGLKLAAAEDSGEKTCSVCEQELSDAAAFSCTKRDCDFILHQSCSELPKKLKHKSDPNHSFSLLSEPPEHSLYYSCDACGDLIQAFGFQCDECDHRMHVKCALLPESVECKAHEHALELHYTTTKPNVDGCTFFYCDACDEAVTEGYWTYYCKECDFVTDLDCAFSAEAVKEKEKEKEEDKEEDEEELPIELQLAKARIDMENQRVRLEFQMQMARQNAQFMNSIANSWRSAF from the coding sequence atgaagaAATTCCACGGCCACAAACACGGTCTAAAACTCGCTGCCGCGGAGGATTCCGGCGAGAAGACCTGCTCAGTCTGCGAGCAAGAGCTCTCGGACGCCGCGGCCTTCTCCTGCACGAAGCGCGACTGCGACTTCATCCTCCACCAATCGTGTTCCGAACTGCCAAAGAAGCTGAAGCACAAGTCCGACCCTAACCACTCCTTCTCCCTCCTCTCCGAGCCTCCGGAGCACAGCCTCTACTACAGCTGCGACGCCTGCGGCGATCTCATCCAAGCCTTCGGCTTCCAGTGTGACGAATGCGATCACAGAATGCACGTGAAATGCGCTCTCCTGCCCGAATCGGTCGAGTGCAAAGCGCACGAGCACGCTCTCGAGCTTCACTACACCACCACCAAGCCTAACGTCGACGGCTGCACCTTCTTCTACTGCGACGCTTGCGATGAGGCTGTGACCGAGGGATACTGGACTTACTACTGCAAGGAGTGCGATTTTGTTACTGATTTGGATTGTGCTTTTTCTGCTGAAGCTGTgaaggagaaagaaaaagaaaaagaagaagataaagaagaagatgaagaggaaTTGCCTATTGAATTGCAGCTAGCGAAGGCGAGAATTGACATGGAGAATCAGAGGGTTAGGCTGGAGTTTCAGATGCAAATGGCGCGGCAGAACGCGCAGTTCATGAACAGCATCGCTAATTCATGGAGGAGTGCCTTCTGA